A genomic window from Gossypium hirsutum isolate 1008001.06 chromosome D10, Gossypium_hirsutum_v2.1, whole genome shotgun sequence includes:
- the LOC107930706 gene encoding ankyrin repeat-containing protein BDA1 isoform X2, which produces MDQSFRTISRTGDVSELYKLIQSDGNVFRRFDEVEFIETPLHVAANEGCIGFAMEMMKLKPSFARKLNQQGLSPIHLALEKGHKEMVLRFLQMDKDLVRVTGKNAENKRLDVLQILIRMLKKKDYYREEVNRKDEDGNTALHIAARNNQTQMLKLLLSSKADKHATNQSDLTALGVAEQHNNRESIRMLRGCFIPGVANIKSKWEKQIVKYAAKASSIIFDDLDNISSDDRNALLVVLGLLLTGTYQATLSPPGSVSQGDDTSSPGKSVLDLANFLLFYIPTYVVFMVTFFLILALLKPFPHGFKKTIQVLLAFFAICFDQSISFIAPTDFAFKVMGVFSLLFFVLTLVMFYSDRVSKLSVAILGCWLTPSQLFQVIPADPDSILLLLAINGCWLFLFVKDDFWEGTIIVMGYCSYSIMEVVFQGALAIGMPELEFYLIPLGCWFFLCLCRFFFKQCCQRCST; this is translated from the exons ATGGACCAAAGTTTCAGAACAATTTCTCGTACGGGAGATGTCagtgaattgtataaattgattCAAAGTGATGGAAATGTTTTCAGGCGCTTCGATGAAGTGGAGTTTATCGAGACTCCTTTACATGTAGCTGCAAATGAAGGGTGCATCGGGTTCGCAATGGAGATGATGAAGCTGAAGCCGTCATTTGCTAGGAAGCTAAACCAACAAGGTTTGAGCCCCATTCACCTTGCATTGGAAAAGGGGCATAAAGAGATGGTGCTTCGTTTCCTACAAATGGATAAAGATCTTGTTCGTGTCACAGGGAAGAATG CGGAAAACAAAAGGTTGGATGTTCTTCAGATTTTAATTCGAATGCTTAAGAAGAAGGACTATTATCGGGAAGAGGTAAATAGAAAGGACGAAGATGGCAACACTGCATTACACATAGCTGCTAGAAATAATCAAACCCAG ATGCTTAAACTACTATTAAGTAGCAAGGCTGATAAGCATGCCACCAATCAATCCGATTTAACCGCACTGGGTGTTGCAGAACAACACAATAACAGAGAAAGCATCAGAATGCTGCGTGGTTGCTTTATTCCAGGAGTTGCAAACATTAAATCTAAGTGGGAGAAACAAATCGTCAAGTATGCCGCAAAAGCATCATCAATAATTTTTGACGATTTGGATAATATATCAAGCGATGACCGCAATGCCTTACTAGTAGTTTTAGGGCTGCTTCTAACTGGAACCTACCAAGCCACTCTTAGCCCACCTGGTAGTGTTTCGCAGGGTGACGACACCTCATCACCAGGGAAATCAGTACTTGATCTAGctaattttcttcttttctataTTCCAACCTATGTTGTGTTCATGGTAACCTTTTTCCTAATACTAGCCCTGCTGAAACCTTTTCCCCATGGTTTCAAGAAAACAATTCAAGTACTACTTGCTTTCTTCGCAATATGCTTCGACCAATCGATATCTTTCATAGCCCCAACAGATTTTGCATTTAAAGTTATGGGAGTATTTTCGctattgttttttgttttaacattggttatgttttatagtgatcgGGTGTCAAAACTAAGTGTTGCAATTTTGGGATGTTGGTTAACTCCTTCACAATTGTTTCAAGTAATTCCTGCTGATCCTGACTCAATACTGTTACTATTAGCAATTAACGGATGCTGGTTATTTCTTTTCGTAAAGGATGATTTCTGGGAAGGAACCATTATAGTTATGGGATATTGTTCATACAGTATTATGGAAGTCGTCTTTCAAGGAGCACTTGCCATTGGGATGCCGGAATTGGAATTCTATCTTATCCCCTTGGGATGTTGGTTTTTTCTTTGTCTTTGTAGATTTTTCTTCAAACAGTGTTGTCAACGTTGTAGCACTTAA
- the LOC107930706 gene encoding ankyrin repeat-containing protein BDA1 isoform X1: protein MDQSFRTISRTGDVSELYKLIQSDGNVFRRFDEVEFIETPLHVAANEGCIGFAMEMMKLKPSFARKLNQQGLSPIHLALEKGHKEMVLRFLQMDKDLVRVTGKNGETPLHYICKVGNHDSLLEAFLKACPDCIRDVTTENRSGLHIAAENKRLDVLQILIRMLKKKDYYREEVNRKDEDGNTALHIAARNNQTQMLKLLLSSKADKHATNQSDLTALGVAEQHNNRESIRMLRGCFIPGVANIKSKWEKQIVKYAAKASSIIFDDLDNISSDDRNALLVVLGLLLTGTYQATLSPPGSVSQGDDTSSPGKSVLDLANFLLFYIPTYVVFMVTFFLILALLKPFPHGFKKTIQVLLAFFAICFDQSISFIAPTDFAFKVMGVFSLLFFVLTLVMFYSDRVSKLSVAILGCWLTPSQLFQVIPADPDSILLLLAINGCWLFLFVKDDFWEGTIIVMGYCSYSIMEVVFQGALAIGMPELEFYLIPLGCWFFLCLCRFFFKQCCQRCST from the exons ATGGACCAAAGTTTCAGAACAATTTCTCGTACGGGAGATGTCagtgaattgtataaattgattCAAAGTGATGGAAATGTTTTCAGGCGCTTCGATGAAGTGGAGTTTATCGAGACTCCTTTACATGTAGCTGCAAATGAAGGGTGCATCGGGTTCGCAATGGAGATGATGAAGCTGAAGCCGTCATTTGCTAGGAAGCTAAACCAACAAGGTTTGAGCCCCATTCACCTTGCATTGGAAAAGGGGCATAAAGAGATGGTGCTTCGTTTCCTACAAATGGATAAAGATCTTGTTCGTGTCACAGGGAAGAATGGTGAGACTCCGTTGCACTACATTTGTAAAGTTGGAAACCATGACAGTCTGCTGGAAGCATTTTTGAAGGCTTGTCCTGATTGTATCCGAGATGTTACAACTGAGAATCGCAGTGGTTTGCATATTGCAGCGGAAAACAAAAGGTTGGATGTTCTTCAGATTTTAATTCGAATGCTTAAGAAGAAGGACTATTATCGGGAAGAGGTAAATAGAAAGGACGAAGATGGCAACACTGCATTACACATAGCTGCTAGAAATAATCAAACCCAG ATGCTTAAACTACTATTAAGTAGCAAGGCTGATAAGCATGCCACCAATCAATCCGATTTAACCGCACTGGGTGTTGCAGAACAACACAATAACAGAGAAAGCATCAGAATGCTGCGTGGTTGCTTTATTCCAGGAGTTGCAAACATTAAATCTAAGTGGGAGAAACAAATCGTCAAGTATGCCGCAAAAGCATCATCAATAATTTTTGACGATTTGGATAATATATCAAGCGATGACCGCAATGCCTTACTAGTAGTTTTAGGGCTGCTTCTAACTGGAACCTACCAAGCCACTCTTAGCCCACCTGGTAGTGTTTCGCAGGGTGACGACACCTCATCACCAGGGAAATCAGTACTTGATCTAGctaattttcttcttttctataTTCCAACCTATGTTGTGTTCATGGTAACCTTTTTCCTAATACTAGCCCTGCTGAAACCTTTTCCCCATGGTTTCAAGAAAACAATTCAAGTACTACTTGCTTTCTTCGCAATATGCTTCGACCAATCGATATCTTTCATAGCCCCAACAGATTTTGCATTTAAAGTTATGGGAGTATTTTCGctattgttttttgttttaacattggttatgttttatagtgatcgGGTGTCAAAACTAAGTGTTGCAATTTTGGGATGTTGGTTAACTCCTTCACAATTGTTTCAAGTAATTCCTGCTGATCCTGACTCAATACTGTTACTATTAGCAATTAACGGATGCTGGTTATTTCTTTTCGTAAAGGATGATTTCTGGGAAGGAACCATTATAGTTATGGGATATTGTTCATACAGTATTATGGAAGTCGTCTTTCAAGGAGCACTTGCCATTGGGATGCCGGAATTGGAATTCTATCTTATCCCCTTGGGATGTTGGTTTTTTCTTTGTCTTTGTAGATTTTTCTTCAAACAGTGTTGTCAACGTTGTAGCACTTAA